In a single window of the Papaver somniferum cultivar HN1 chromosome 8, ASM357369v1, whole genome shotgun sequence genome:
- the LOC113304224 gene encoding UPF0496 protein 4-like → MSLPHDGHRPSFFPFGNPFRMIFPKDTYLSPRILELLNSFEETLAKRLRKLHVKDKSEVLSLAWMRSAMESLCETHTDIKSLITELKFPVSDWEDKWMDVYLDSSVSVLDICIAFSSEISRLNQSQLLLQCVRHVLDVSSDFPSSEKLLRSHNSLDDWMLQITSKNQKIENCSLILNKLTGSLYLGKAKTSAKGKVLMRAMYGVMVQTIFVCGVFSAGFSGSEKALVDLQVSDKFLWAEAFNGLQLDVNGEVRDLFRHGSKTVLKDLEAVDSCVKNLHPLTSTGADQPDAEKLKHSVLDLGSSSEKFSAGLDILSKEVENFFQIVLSGRDALLCNLRVSDVQSKKQKKGQYR, encoded by the coding sequence ATGAGTCTTCCACATGATGGGCACAGGCCTTCCTTCTTCCCTTTCGGAAACCCCTTCCGCATGATTTTTCCCAAGGATACATACCTCTCACCAAGAATCCTTGAGCTGTTAAATTCTTTTGAAGAAACCTTGGCCAAAAGGCTAAGAAAGCTCCATGTCAAGGACAAAAGCGAAGTCCTTAGTTTGGCatggatgagatcagcaatggagTCACTATGTGAAACACATACAGATATCAAATCCCTTATCACTGAACTGAAGTTCCCCGTATCTGATTGGGAAGACAAGTGGATGGATGTTTACCTAGACAGCAGTGTAAGTGTGTTGGATATTTGCATTGCTTTTAGCTCTGAGATTTCTCGACTTAACCAGAGCCAACTCTTACTTCAATGCGTTCGCCACGTATTGGATGTTTCAAGTGATTTTCCTTCTTCAGAAAAGCTTTTGAGGAGTCATAATTCCCTCGATGATTGGATGCTGCAGATAACTTCAAAGAATCAGAAAATTGAGAATTGTTCCCTGATCTTGAATAAGCTCACTGGTTCTCTTTATTTGGGTAAGGCTAAGACTTCTGCCAAAGGGAAAGTGCTCATGCGAGCAATGTATGGGGTTATGGTCCAGACAATATTTGTCTGTGGCGTCTTCTCAGCTGGTTTCTCCGGCTCTGAGAAGGCATTGGTTGACTTACAAGTTTCTGACAAGTTTTTGTGGGCAGAAGCTTTTAACGGGTTGCAGCTAGATGTAAATGGAGAGGTTAGGGATCTATTTCGtcatggaagtaaaacagtgtTGAAGGATTTAGAGGCAGTCGACTCATGTGTCAAGAACTTACATCCCTTGACTAGTACTGGTGCAGATCAACCTGATGCCGAGAAGTTGAAGCACTCTGTCTTGGATTTGGGAAGCAGTTCCGAAAAATTTTCTGCAGGACTTGACATTCTTTCGAAAGAAGTTGAAAACTTTTTCCAGATTGTTTTATCTGGTCGTGATGCATTGCTATGTAATTTGAGAGTCAGCGATGTGCAGtcgaagaaacaaaaaaaagggCAGTACAGGTAG
- the LOC113304223 gene encoding mitogen-activated protein kinase 4-like, which yields MSGKSCFGSGDCDFNIKGVLSHGGRYVQYNVHGNLFEIPNKYVGPIKPVGRGAYGIVCSAVNSDTHEEVAIKKIGNAFDNMIDAKKTLREIKLLCHMDHENVVAIKDIIRPPKRETFNDVYVVYELMETDLYHLIHSNHPLTDDHCQYFLYQLLRGLKYVHSAHVLHRDLKPSNLLLNASCELKIGDFGLARTTSETDMMTEYVVPRWYRAPELLLNCSEYTAAIDIWSAGCILGEIMTREPLFPGKDYVHQLRLITELLGSPEVSSLGFLRSDNARRYVKQFPQYPKQQFSSRFPNKPAAAIDLLEKMLVFDPNKRITAEEALCHPYLAPLHAVNDEPICPSPFSFNFDQPSLTEEIIKELIWKESVKFNPDTSH from the exons ATGTCAGGAAAATCTTGTTTTGGTTCAGGGGATTGTGATTTTAATATAAAAGGAGTTCTTAGTCATGGTGGTCGTTATGTTCAGTATAACGTTCATGGGAACTTATTTGAAATCCCAAATAAGTATGTTGGTCCTATCAAACCTGTTGGAAGAGGAGCTTATGGCATCGTCTG TTCTGCTGTGAATTCAGACACACATGAAGAGGTTGCGATTAAGAAGATTGGCAATGCATTTGACAACATGATAGATGCCAAAAAGACACTAAGAGAAATCAAGCTTCTGTGCCACATGGATCACGAAAAT GTTGTTGCAATTAAAGACATAATACGGCCTCCTAAGAGGGAGACCTTCAACGACGTGTACGTCGTTTACGAGTTGATGGAAACTGATCTTTATCATCTGATACACTCCAATCATCCATTGACCGATGACCATTGTCAG TACTTCCTGTATCAGTTGTTGAGAGGACTGAAATATGTACACTCGGCACATGTTTTGCATCGTGATCTTAAACCAAGTAATTTGCTCCTAAATGCAAGTTGTGAACTGAAGATTGGAGACTTTGGACTAGCAAGGACAACATCTGAAACGGATATGATGACGGAATATGTTGTCCCTCGCTGGTACCGTGCACCAGAGTTGCTCCTCAATTGTTCAGAGTACACTGCAGCAATTGATATTTGGTCAGCAGGTTGCATACTTGGTGAAATAATGACTCGGGAACCCCTCTTCCCGGGTAAAGATTATGTTCATCAGCTGAGACTCATCACTGAG CTATTGGGATCGCCTGAAGTATCAAGTCTTGGATTTCTCCGAAGTGATAACGCTAGAAGATATGTTAAGCAATTCCCACAGTATCCAAAGCAACAGTTCTCATCAAGGTTTCCTAACAAGCCAGCAGCCGCTATTGATCTGCTTGAAAAGATGCTTGTCTTTGATCCAAACAAGCGGATTACAG CTGAAGAGGCACTGTGCCACCCATATTTGGCACCTCTTCACGCGGTCAATGACGAACCCATTTGTCCTAGTCCTTTCAGTTTTAATTTCGATCAACCATCGTTGACTGAAGAGATTATCAAGGAGCTCATTTGGAAAGAATCTGTCAAGTTCAATCCGGACACTTCCCATTAG